The following are encoded together in the Corynebacterium jeikeium genome:
- a CDS encoding GtrA family protein: MKLAEVTVSETQTTPSAEPTKPAEDVGVNKKNAEGAAASRAHRRRNVARQFIQFGIVGASGFVVNQAIFVLSKKLAEAGWDIHVQDAFMNLLGTQYHFRWYHVFSVVAFLLANIWNFCLNRYWTFRHEPKRAWWKQLPQFMAVGVFGLLITLVVSTALVNPESPIALPHDIFDNSTGLRTRAYWGNFIGVILAVPANFLFNKLWTFRAKPREASRVVRVVEPRTGDAGSGAGAGDADV; encoded by the coding sequence ATGAAGTTAGCCGAAGTGACCGTGTCCGAAACCCAGACCACCCCGAGCGCTGAGCCCACCAAGCCCGCTGAAGACGTTGGCGTCAATAAGAAGAACGCCGAAGGCGCAGCAGCCTCCCGCGCGCACCGCCGCCGCAACGTCGCGCGGCAGTTCATCCAATTCGGGATCGTCGGCGCATCGGGGTTTGTGGTCAACCAGGCGATCTTCGTGCTGTCGAAGAAGCTCGCGGAGGCCGGCTGGGATATTCACGTGCAGGATGCGTTCATGAACCTCCTCGGAACCCAGTACCATTTCCGCTGGTACCACGTGTTTTCCGTGGTGGCGTTCCTGCTGGCGAACATCTGGAACTTCTGCCTGAACCGCTACTGGACGTTCCGCCACGAGCCGAAGCGCGCCTGGTGGAAGCAGCTGCCGCAGTTCATGGCCGTGGGCGTGTTCGGACTGCTGATCACGCTGGTGGTCTCGACGGCGCTGGTGAACCCCGAGTCGCCGATCGCTCTGCCGCACGACATTTTCGATAACTCCACGGGGCTGCGCACGCGCGCGTACTGGGGCAACTTCATTGGCGTGATCCTGGCGGTGCCGGCGAACTTCCTGTTCAACAAGCTGTGGACGTTCCGCGCGAAGCCGCGCGAGGCCAGCCGGGTGGTGCGCGTGGTCGAGCCACGGACTGGCGATGCTGGTTCTGGTGCCGGTGCGGGTGATGCGGATGTCTAA
- a CDS encoding type II toxin-antitoxin system HicB family antitoxin: MDVHKYTYQTAWSDEDQEFVATVTEFPSLSWLAPDRAQAEAGLLDLVAEVVDDMTQAGETVPEPLGLRRFSGKFNVRTSPSLHRMLAIEAQSEGVSLNTLVNQKLAAR, encoded by the coding sequence ATGGACGTGCACAAGTACACCTACCAAACTGCCTGGTCAGACGAAGATCAGGAGTTCGTCGCAACCGTGACTGAGTTCCCGTCGCTTTCATGGCTGGCCCCCGACCGCGCGCAGGCCGAAGCTGGGTTGCTGGACCTGGTGGCCGAAGTCGTTGATGACATGACGCAGGCCGGGGAGACTGTGCCGGAGCCGCTGGGGTTGCGGCGATTCTCGGGGAAGTTCAACGTGCGAACTTCGCCGTCGTTGCATCGGATGCTGGCGATCGAGGCGCAATCGGAGGGCGTTTCGCTGAATACGCTGGTTAATCAGAAGTTGGCGGCGCGGTAG
- a CDS encoding glycosyltransferase, producing the protein MPLSRKDTVAAVIVTHNRVELLEASLRQVANQEGAEVAHVVVVDNGNDPAVRELVESVCGSRGHYVGSATNLGGAGGFALGFLTALSLGADAIWCADDDGRPADEHVLATLQEVAEREGLEEISPVVCNIEDPERLAFPLRQGLVWRRTLSELEGSFLPGIASLFNGALISARAMEIIGVPDYRLFIRGDEVEYHRRLVRSGLPFGTCLTCAYLHPDGSDEFKPILGGKMHTQYPDNEFKRYFTYRNRGYIMSQPGMRKLLPQEYARFGWFFLVQKKDPRGFAEWLRLHALGRREQFRRPGR; encoded by the coding sequence ATGCCGCTGAGCAGGAAAGACACCGTCGCCGCAGTGATCGTCACGCATAATCGCGTGGAATTGCTGGAAGCCTCGCTGCGCCAGGTTGCAAACCAGGAGGGCGCGGAGGTCGCGCACGTGGTGGTTGTGGATAACGGCAACGACCCGGCGGTGCGCGAGCTGGTGGAATCGGTGTGCGGGTCGCGGGGCCACTACGTGGGGTCCGCGACGAACCTGGGCGGGGCCGGCGGCTTCGCGCTGGGATTCCTGACGGCGCTGTCCCTGGGAGCCGACGCGATCTGGTGCGCTGACGACGACGGGCGCCCCGCCGACGAGCACGTGCTGGCCACACTGCAGGAAGTTGCGGAGCGCGAGGGGCTGGAGGAAATCAGCCCGGTGGTATGCAACATCGAGGATCCGGAGCGGCTGGCCTTTCCGCTGCGCCAGGGGTTGGTGTGGCGGCGGACGCTATCCGAGCTGGAGGGTTCGTTCTTGCCGGGGATTGCCAGCCTGTTCAATGGCGCGCTGATCAGTGCGCGGGCGATGGAAATAATTGGTGTGCCCGATTATCGGCTTTTCATCCGTGGCGACGAAGTGGAGTACCACCGCCGCCTGGTCCGCAGCGGCCTGCCTTTTGGAACGTGCCTGACCTGCGCTTACCTGCACCCCGACGGGTCGGACGAGTTCAAGCCGATTCTCGGCGGGAAGATGCACACGCAGTACCCGGACAACGAGTTCAAGCGCTACTTCACGTACCGCAACCGCGGGTACATCATGAGCCAGCCGGGGATGCGCAAGCTGCTGCCGCAGGAATACGCCCGCTTCGGATGGTTCTTCCTAGTGCAGAAGAAGGATCCGAGGGGGTTCGCCGAATGGCTGCGGCTGCACGCGCTCGGCCGGCGCGAGCAGTTCCGCCGGCCGGGGCGCTAG
- a CDS encoding long-chain-fatty-acid--CoA ligase: MTNPAGDNGAGTPAGTPAGDGATASEAFNSKAWLQHYTPWTQHTIDLDDPAENPAGFTIPEVFWHAVDTIGERNAFTFFGKATTYEQYGHQVAIASAALEKLGVQRGDHVAIALPNCPQALIAFYAIQNIGAVPTLHNPLYTAPELRHPFNDHGAKVAFFWDKVSDVAEDLRLNSPLETVIAVTLPDEMPASLRYALKLPIPKIKAMKDKLTGPAPAAVSWKSFMRTGGNGEKWLRGGVNNKKIDPTDPALILYTSGTTGKPKGAVLTHRNLIANLRQGQAWVKGLGKGPKPEVMLAALPIFHAYGLTMNITLAPMIGGEIQLLPAPEMPLVMRVMKKNMPSWMPGVPALYQNIMKEAAKRDMPLSGIRNSFSGASALPAETVREWESCTGGNIVEGYGLTETAPIIAGNPMGKGREGYIGVPFPSTEIRIANPDNPAETMPDGEAGELVVRGPQVFKGYLNRPDATADAFYEDWFRTGDMAVMESDGYLKIVSRIKEMIITGGFNVYPAEVEEVLCEHPSIEQASVVGVQRKDGSETVAAAVVLANGAVIDADDFRAFAKERLTAYKVPKVFHAFQELPADQLGKVRRREVQELVAEKEQA; encoded by the coding sequence TTGACCAACCCAGCAGGCGACAACGGCGCAGGCACCCCGGCAGGCACCCCCGCCGGCGACGGCGCAACCGCATCCGAGGCCTTCAACTCTAAGGCGTGGCTGCAGCACTACACCCCGTGGACGCAGCACACCATCGACCTCGACGACCCGGCGGAAAACCCCGCAGGCTTCACCATCCCGGAGGTCTTCTGGCACGCGGTGGACACGATCGGCGAACGCAACGCCTTCACCTTCTTCGGCAAGGCCACCACCTACGAGCAGTACGGCCACCAGGTGGCCATCGCCTCCGCAGCCCTGGAGAAGCTCGGCGTGCAGCGCGGAGACCACGTCGCCATCGCGCTGCCGAACTGCCCGCAGGCCCTCATCGCCTTCTACGCAATCCAGAACATCGGCGCAGTCCCCACCCTGCACAACCCTCTATACACTGCCCCCGAACTCCGCCACCCCTTCAACGACCACGGCGCCAAGGTGGCTTTCTTCTGGGACAAGGTCAGCGACGTCGCCGAGGACCTCCGGCTGAACAGCCCCCTCGAAACAGTCATCGCCGTCACCCTCCCTGACGAGATGCCTGCCTCGCTGCGCTACGCCCTGAAGCTGCCGATCCCGAAGATCAAGGCCATGAAGGACAAGCTCACCGGCCCGGCGCCAGCCGCCGTCTCCTGGAAGAGCTTCATGCGCACGGGCGGAAATGGCGAGAAGTGGCTGCGTGGGGGCGTCAATAATAAAAAGATCGACCCGACCGACCCCGCGCTGATCCTCTACACCTCCGGCACCACCGGCAAGCCGAAGGGCGCCGTGCTGACTCACCGCAACCTCATCGCGAACCTGCGCCAGGGCCAAGCGTGGGTGAAGGGGCTGGGCAAGGGGCCGAAGCCGGAGGTGATGCTGGCCGCGCTGCCGATCTTCCACGCATACGGCCTGACCATGAACATCACCCTCGCGCCGATGATCGGCGGCGAGATCCAACTGCTGCCCGCGCCTGAAATGCCGCTGGTCATGCGCGTGATGAAGAAGAACATGCCCTCCTGGATGCCCGGAGTGCCCGCGCTGTATCAGAACATTATGAAGGAAGCTGCGAAGCGCGACATGCCGCTCTCCGGCATCCGCAATTCCTTCAGCGGCGCCAGCGCCCTGCCCGCAGAGACCGTCCGCGAGTGGGAAAGCTGCACCGGCGGCAACATCGTGGAGGGCTACGGCCTGACGGAAACCGCGCCGATCATCGCAGGTAACCCCATGGGCAAGGGCCGCGAGGGCTACATCGGCGTGCCTTTCCCCTCCACCGAAATCCGCATCGCCAACCCGGACAACCCCGCCGAGACCATGCCCGACGGGGAGGCCGGCGAGCTGGTCGTCCGCGGCCCGCAGGTGTTCAAGGGCTACCTCAACCGCCCGGACGCCACCGCCGACGCCTTCTACGAGGACTGGTTCCGCACCGGCGACATGGCCGTCATGGAGTCCGACGGTTACCTGAAGATCGTCTCCCGCATCAAGGAGATGATCATCACCGGCGGCTTCAACGTCTACCCCGCCGAGGTCGAGGAAGTCCTGTGCGAACACCCCTCCATCGAGCAGGCTTCCGTCGTGGGCGTGCAGCGCAAGGATGGGTCCGAGACCGTCGCTGCGGCTGTGGTTCTGGCCAACGGTGCTGTTATTGACGCCGACGACTTCCGCGCCTTCGCCAAAGAACGACTTACTGCGTATAAGGTGCCGAAGGTATTCCATGCATTCCAAGAGCTGCCTGCCGACCAGCTGGGCAAGGTGCGCCGGCGCGAGGTGCAGGAGCTAGTAGCAGAGAAAGAACAGGCCTAA